One Polycladomyces zharkentensis genomic region harbors:
- a CDS encoding acyl-CoA dehydrogenase family protein, with translation MELVVKPEIRQLQTVVRDFVKEVVEPVAQMIEEEDRIPEDVVEQAKELGLFGLSIPEEYGGLGLNMTEKCLLLEELGKTHNGFTSLIGAHTGIGTVGIVELGTEEQKQRFLPKMATGEWIGAFALSEPEAGSHAANLRTRAERKGDCYVLNGMKHFITNGPEARVITVMASTDPAKGAKGITSFLVESDFPGFSRGPSDVKMGLRGSHTCQLFFEECEVPVANRLGAEGEGYVNALKILANGRASLAARCLGSCEKLLELSMDYAMQRKQFGKPIFENQAIQHMLADMYLEIETLRSFLYRVTAMVDQGKKVIKESAAVKLYASEVYNRIADRAVQIFGGMGYMKEFPVERFYRDARITRIYEGTSEIQRNIIAAQLKKEYV, from the coding sequence TTGGAACTTGTGGTCAAACCCGAAATCCGGCAGCTGCAGACAGTGGTCAGGGATTTTGTGAAGGAAGTGGTCGAACCGGTCGCGCAGATGATTGAAGAAGAAGACCGTATTCCTGAGGATGTCGTGGAGCAAGCAAAGGAACTGGGATTGTTCGGTCTTTCCATTCCCGAGGAATACGGTGGGTTGGGCCTGAATATGACGGAGAAGTGCCTTTTGTTGGAGGAACTCGGAAAAACCCATAACGGTTTCACCAGTCTCATCGGCGCTCACACCGGTATCGGAACCGTCGGAATCGTGGAGTTGGGAACGGAAGAACAGAAGCAGCGGTTCCTGCCGAAAATGGCGACGGGAGAATGGATCGGTGCGTTTGCTCTGTCCGAACCCGAGGCGGGATCGCATGCGGCCAACCTGCGCACCCGTGCTGAACGCAAGGGGGATTGCTATGTGCTAAACGGGATGAAACACTTTATCACCAACGGTCCGGAAGCCCGTGTGATCACCGTCATGGCCAGTACCGATCCCGCCAAGGGTGCCAAGGGGATCACCTCCTTTTTGGTGGAAAGTGATTTCCCGGGGTTCAGTCGAGGTCCGTCGGATGTGAAAATGGGACTACGTGGTTCCCACACCTGCCAGTTGTTTTTCGAGGAATGCGAGGTGCCGGTGGCAAACCGCCTGGGAGCGGAGGGAGAAGGGTATGTTAACGCATTGAAAATCCTGGCCAACGGTCGGGCCTCACTGGCCGCCCGCTGCCTGGGGTCTTGCGAGAAATTGTTGGAACTTTCCATGGATTACGCCATGCAGCGGAAACAATTCGGAAAACCCATCTTTGAGAATCAGGCCATCCAACACATGTTGGCGGACATGTATCTGGAGATTGAAACGTTGAGGAGCTTTTTGTATCGGGTGACTGCCATGGTGGATCAGGGGAAGAAAGTCATCAAGGAATCGGCGGCGGTGAAATTGTATGCTTCGGAGGTGTACAATCGCATCGCGGATCGGGCGGTACAGATTTTCGGCGGAATGGGTTACATGAAAGAGTTTCCGGTGGAGCGGTTTTACCGGGACGCCCGAATTACGCGGATCTATGAAGGGACGTCGGAAATTCAGCGCAACATCATTGCCGCGCAATTGAAGAAGGAATACGTCTGA
- a CDS encoding acyl-CoA thioesterase translates to MFVTRIRPRVSETDGVGHINNTTIPIWFESGRDEIFRLFTPDLSFQNWKLVLVNMNIDFVKETFYGREVEIQTWIKKIGNTSFQIQEELYQDNELRARGECTYVHYNFVEQKPEPIPPHIRIQLEQHLR, encoded by the coding sequence ATGTTTGTCACGAGGATTCGTCCGCGTGTATCCGAGACAGATGGAGTCGGTCACATCAATAACACGACCATTCCGATTTGGTTTGAATCAGGTCGCGATGAAATTTTTCGTTTATTCACACCTGATTTGTCATTTCAGAATTGGAAATTGGTCTTGGTGAACATGAACATAGACTTTGTAAAAGAAACTTTCTATGGTCGGGAAGTGGAGATACAAACGTGGATCAAGAAAATTGGCAATACAAGTTTTCAAATACAGGAGGAGTTGTATCAAGACAATGAATTGCGAGCGCGGGGAGAGTGCACATACGTCCATTACAATTTTGTGGAGCAAAAACCGGAACCAATTCCGCCGCACATTCGGATACAACTGGAGCAACATCTTCGCTGA
- a CDS encoding alpha/beta hydrolase, which translates to MATFKEKTLAAIIRWRAKSQMAKYALRPSTVPKVQFEERFVPTPVGDSRVLVYRPLRSSEGSLPVYVNFHGGGFILGSAEMDDVWCRVIADRADCVVVNVDYRLAPEHPFPTALEEGYGVIRWMYDQPGQLGINRERIAVGGHSAGGNLAAAICLLARERSEFPITLQILDYPPLDLATDPYEKPTHPQAIPPWLAAIFNGCYLPSPEQARNPLASPIYAESLAGLPSALIITAEFDSLAPEAERYAQRLREAGIAVSHKRYEGAVHGFTHSGPLELAEDAWELIITHLQQAFGK; encoded by the coding sequence ATGGCAACCTTCAAAGAAAAAACGCTGGCAGCCATTATTCGATGGAGAGCGAAGTCGCAGATGGCCAAGTATGCTCTACGTCCTTCAACCGTTCCGAAGGTGCAGTTTGAAGAGCGGTTTGTTCCGACACCTGTGGGTGACTCCCGCGTACTCGTGTACCGGCCACTTCGTTCGTCTGAAGGATCATTACCGGTCTATGTCAATTTTCATGGGGGCGGCTTCATACTTGGCAGTGCGGAAATGGACGACGTATGGTGTCGCGTGATTGCCGACCGGGCGGATTGTGTGGTTGTGAATGTGGATTATCGGTTGGCGCCGGAGCATCCATTTCCCACTGCTCTGGAGGAAGGTTACGGCGTCATCAGATGGATGTACGACCAACCTGGGCAGTTGGGGATCAACAGGGAGCGGATTGCGGTTGGCGGTCACAGCGCCGGCGGCAATTTGGCTGCCGCGATTTGCCTCCTTGCACGCGAACGAAGCGAATTTCCAATCACATTGCAAATATTGGACTATCCGCCGCTTGATCTGGCGACCGATCCTTATGAGAAACCGACGCATCCTCAAGCCATCCCACCATGGTTGGCCGCCATTTTCAACGGCTGTTACCTGCCGTCACCGGAGCAGGCGCGCAACCCGCTCGCCTCGCCGATTTATGCGGAGTCACTGGCGGGGTTGCCTTCCGCTCTCATCATCACGGCGGAGTTCGATTCTCTAGCCCCGGAAGCAGAGCGGTATGCGCAGCGGCTAAGAGAAGCAGGCATAGCTGTGAGTCACAAACGCTACGAAGGTGCCGTTCACGGGTTTACACACTCCGGCCCATTGGAATTGGCGGAAGATGCTTGGGAGCTCATCATCACCCATTTACAGCAAGCATTTGGAAAGTAA
- a CDS encoding SDR family NAD(P)-dependent oxidoreductase: protein MRLKGKVAIVTGGANGIGRAAAKELIREGAKVVVADLDRANGERTVAEIEAEGGSARFFQADISQYDSVKVLVQDTLRHFGKLDIMFNNAGVVNRRESLLDLPVEEYHRTVEVNQHGVFYGIKAAGNAMKENGGVIINTASIYGFIADRKYFPYHASKGAVVMMTKAAALELAPYNIRVVAIAPGLVDTEIVKPLKARSEVWQAVEKAHMRGRAGNPVEVAKVVAFLASDDASFVNGSVLFVDDGAVAFKR, encoded by the coding sequence ATGCGGTTAAAGGGAAAAGTGGCGATTGTCACCGGCGGGGCAAACGGGATCGGCCGCGCCGCCGCCAAAGAGCTGATCCGGGAGGGGGCCAAGGTGGTAGTGGCGGATCTTGACCGGGCCAACGGTGAGCGGACGGTGGCCGAGATTGAAGCCGAAGGGGGATCTGCCCGCTTCTTCCAGGCAGACATCTCGCAATACGACAGTGTGAAGGTGTTGGTTCAGGATACTCTCCGCCATTTCGGCAAGTTGGACATCATGTTCAACAACGCCGGTGTCGTCAATCGGCGTGAGTCCCTTTTGGATTTGCCGGTAGAAGAGTATCACCGTACCGTGGAAGTCAATCAGCACGGGGTTTTCTACGGGATCAAGGCGGCGGGAAACGCGATGAAGGAAAACGGAGGCGTCATCATCAACACCGCCTCCATTTACGGCTTTATCGCCGACCGTAAATATTTCCCCTACCATGCAAGCAAGGGCGCGGTAGTGATGATGACCAAAGCGGCTGCCTTGGAGCTGGCCCCCTACAACATCCGCGTCGTAGCCATCGCGCCGGGGCTGGTGGATACGGAGATCGTGAAGCCGTTGAAAGCGCGCTCTGAAGTTTGGCAAGCGGTGGAAAAAGCACATATGCGCGGCAGGGCGGGGAATCCCGTGGAAGTGGCCAAGGTGGTGGCATTTCTTGCCAGCGATGACGCTTCCTTTGTCAACGGATCCGTCCTGTTTGTCGACGACGGCGCGGTCGCCTTTAAACGATGA
- a CDS encoding acyl-CoA dehydrogenase family protein, with translation MFDFSYSEDQLSVKKLVRKFVDREIMPNIEKWDAEQHFEASIIDKLAALGLMGVCIPEQYGGQGMDYITFAIVCSELERGDTAFRTLVSVHTALNSMTLLQWGDEFQKEKYLKPQAQGKKVGAFGLTEPNAGSDVAAIQTRAIKDGDSYILNGSKTWISLCDVADHFLIFAKTSPDQGHRGISCFIVERAYPGVTTRGFKNKLGIRAGNTGEIFMEDVRVPAENLVGEEGEGFKIAMSALDNGRFSVAAGAVGLIDACIEASVKYTHERETFGQSIGKHQLVQQMIAKMVAGYEASKLLVYRVGWMKNKGIRNTRETSLAKWVACDAAFNAAVDAVQIHGANGYSHEFPVERYMRNAKALVIYEGTREIHQVMQAEYALGYRKDKELRKNLPSWPFKEAKKPV, from the coding sequence ATGTTTGACTTCTCATATTCGGAAGACCAATTGTCTGTCAAGAAGCTGGTACGTAAATTCGTGGATCGGGAAATCATGCCGAACATCGAAAAATGGGATGCAGAGCAACACTTTGAAGCCAGCATCATCGATAAATTGGCAGCTCTCGGACTCATGGGTGTCTGCATCCCGGAACAGTACGGTGGCCAAGGCATGGACTACATCACCTTTGCCATTGTCTGTTCCGAACTGGAGCGCGGAGACACCGCCTTCCGAACACTCGTCTCCGTTCACACGGCGCTGAACAGCATGACGCTGTTGCAATGGGGAGATGAATTTCAGAAAGAAAAGTATTTGAAGCCACAGGCGCAAGGGAAGAAAGTGGGTGCCTTTGGTTTAACGGAACCGAATGCCGGGTCCGATGTGGCCGCCATTCAGACCCGGGCCATCAAGGATGGGGACTCCTACATTTTAAATGGGAGTAAAACCTGGATCTCTCTGTGCGATGTCGCCGATCATTTCCTGATCTTTGCCAAAACCTCTCCGGATCAAGGACACCGTGGAATCTCCTGCTTCATCGTGGAACGGGCCTATCCCGGGGTCACAACCCGTGGATTCAAGAATAAACTGGGCATCCGCGCCGGGAATACGGGTGAAATTTTCATGGAGGACGTACGCGTCCCTGCTGAGAATCTCGTAGGTGAAGAGGGCGAAGGTTTCAAAATAGCCATGTCCGCTTTGGATAACGGACGCTTCAGTGTTGCCGCCGGGGCTGTCGGATTGATTGACGCCTGTATCGAAGCGAGCGTCAAGTATACCCATGAACGGGAAACCTTCGGGCAATCCATCGGGAAACATCAACTGGTTCAGCAAATGATCGCCAAAATGGTGGCAGGCTACGAAGCCTCCAAACTTCTGGTTTACCGAGTCGGCTGGATGAAAAACAAAGGGATCCGCAATACCCGGGAAACTTCCCTCGCCAAATGGGTCGCTTGTGATGCCGCATTCAATGCTGCCGTGGATGCGGTCCAAATTCACGGGGCCAACGGCTATTCCCATGAGTTCCCGGTAGAGCGGTATATGAGAAACGCAAAAGCCCTCGTTATTTATGAAGGAACCAGAGAGATTCATCAAGTGATGCAAGCAGAATACGCATTGGGTTACCGAAAAGACAAGGAACTCCGCAAAAATCTGCCCTCCTGGCCATTTAAAGAGGCGAAGAAACCGGTCTAG
- a CDS encoding sigma-54 interaction domain-containing protein produces the protein MAEKLHDWKHLWHQTPCPMAVVDDSGMIRYGNRELLQLVEQKNPDGRSWDSFIQATSSREHPGLQQIDGERYRVRYGVLDEPKGWRLYLLEKVSTEGHAPLPSPNELDLDTLIENSYDCIYITDHNGITLHTNSAIERLTGIPKEYYIGKDVRYLEKRGILKKSVTLEVLKTGKTVSTVQANKRGKVLIITGNPVFDNEGRVVRVITNIRDVTELNRLRDELDETRKLSERYRNELSELRKLCLKEEPSIVMNDVAMQQAYHLAMKVAATDATVLLLGESGVGKEVFAQMIHKNSNRYESGSFITVNCGAIPKELIESELFGYEGGAFTGARKKGKPGMFELAENGTLFLDEIGELPLEMQVKLLRVIQEKKVRRVGGTRSVQVNVRIIAATNRDLKEMVKKGAFREDLYYRISVVPIEIPPLRRRKNDIKPLLIHFLDKFNRKYRKSCYFVQDVFEKLQEYEWPGNVRELANMVERLVITCPEDAIRPEYIPEIRENQNVESRGGRSREIVPEINGEIYNLSGFNRSFQSLNDFLSHLEREILAEAYERFHSSYQVAQHLGISQSTAMRKAYKYGIRERSSS, from the coding sequence ATGGCTGAGAAACTTCACGATTGGAAGCATCTTTGGCACCAAACACCCTGCCCCATGGCAGTTGTGGATGACTCGGGGATGATCCGCTACGGAAACCGAGAGTTGCTCCAACTGGTGGAACAGAAAAATCCGGATGGTCGATCCTGGGATTCGTTCATTCAGGCAACTTCCTCAAGGGAACATCCCGGACTTCAACAGATCGACGGCGAGAGATACAGGGTTCGTTACGGTGTGCTGGATGAACCGAAGGGTTGGCGTCTTTACTTGTTGGAAAAGGTCTCCACTGAAGGACATGCTCCTCTGCCGTCGCCCAACGAATTGGATTTGGACACGCTCATTGAAAACTCCTATGACTGTATCTACATTACGGACCATAACGGGATCACGCTCCATACAAACTCAGCGATTGAAAGACTGACGGGAATTCCAAAGGAGTATTATATCGGGAAAGACGTTCGGTATCTGGAAAAAAGGGGCATATTGAAAAAGTCTGTGACGCTGGAAGTGTTGAAAACAGGAAAAACCGTCAGCACGGTACAGGCCAATAAACGAGGGAAAGTGCTCATCATTACGGGGAATCCGGTCTTTGACAACGAGGGCCGGGTTGTACGGGTGATTACCAATATCCGGGATGTGACCGAATTAAATCGCCTCCGGGATGAACTGGACGAAACGCGCAAGCTGTCGGAGCGATACCGGAATGAACTGTCCGAACTGAGGAAGTTATGCCTGAAAGAAGAACCCTCCATTGTGATGAACGATGTGGCCATGCAGCAGGCCTATCATCTGGCAATGAAAGTGGCCGCTACTGACGCGACGGTTTTGCTGTTGGGGGAATCCGGCGTGGGCAAAGAAGTTTTCGCTCAGATGATCCATAAAAACAGCAACCGATATGAAAGCGGTTCCTTTATTACCGTTAATTGCGGCGCGATCCCGAAGGAACTGATCGAATCCGAATTGTTCGGGTACGAGGGAGGTGCCTTCACCGGAGCCCGAAAAAAAGGGAAACCGGGAATGTTCGAGTTGGCCGAGAATGGAACCCTGTTTTTGGATGAAATCGGGGAGCTCCCTCTGGAGATGCAAGTAAAGCTCCTGCGCGTGATTCAGGAAAAAAAGGTCCGAAGAGTGGGGGGGACACGGTCCGTTCAAGTCAACGTGAGAATCATTGCGGCAACGAACCGCGATTTAAAAGAAATGGTGAAAAAAGGAGCGTTCAGGGAGGACCTGTATTACAGGATCAGCGTGGTTCCAATTGAAATCCCTCCCCTCCGACGGCGAAAAAACGACATTAAACCGTTGCTGATTCACTTTCTGGACAAGTTTAACCGTAAATACCGCAAGTCGTGTTATTTTGTCCAAGACGTTTTCGAGAAACTTCAGGAATACGAGTGGCCGGGAAATGTCCGGGAGCTGGCCAATATGGTGGAACGGCTGGTCATCACCTGTCCGGAGGATGCGATTCGACCGGAATATATTCCGGAAATACGGGAAAATCAAAACGTTGAATCCCGCGGCGGACGATCCCGGGAGATTGTACCGGAGATCAACGGGGAAATCTACAACCTGTCGGGCTTCAACCGTTCCTTTCAATCTTTGAACGACTTCCTCTCGCACCTGGAGCGCGAGATTTTGGCCGAAGCCTATGAACGGTTCCACAGTTCTTATCAGGTGGCGCAACATTTGGGAATCAGCCAGTCCACAGCCATGCGGAAGGCTTACAAATACGGTATCAGAGAAAGAAGTTCCTCTTAA
- a CDS encoding acyl-CoA dehydrogenase, with protein MDFAYSGRVKEYQERLLRFMEEVVYPAERIYVEQLRESPTRWVVPPVMEEMKAKAKEAGLWNLFLPESDKGAGLSNLEYAPLCEIMGRSPIAPEVFNCSAPDTGNMEVLERYGTEEQKEKWLIPLLNGEIRSCFSMTEPDVASSDATNIQTSIRRDGDEYVINGRKWWSSGAGDPRCKVAIVMGKSNPDAPKYQQHSMIIVPLDTPGVRIERMLPVFGYDDAPHGHAEITFDNVRVPASNIIWGEGKGFAIAQGRLGPGRIHHCMRLIGAAERALELMVRRVKERVAFGKPLSEQGVIREWIADSRIEIEQARLLTLKAAYMMDIAGNKVAKKEIAMIKVVAPNMALKVIDRAIQAFGAAGVSEDVPLAFMWANARTLRLADGPDEVHRRAIARMELSDE; from the coding sequence ATGGACTTCGCGTATTCCGGTCGGGTGAAGGAGTATCAAGAACGGTTGCTTCGCTTTATGGAGGAGGTGGTGTACCCGGCGGAAAGGATTTATGTGGAACAGCTGCGGGAAAGCCCCACGCGGTGGGTCGTCCCGCCGGTGATGGAGGAGATGAAAGCGAAGGCCAAAGAGGCCGGACTGTGGAACCTGTTTCTGCCGGAGAGCGACAAAGGGGCGGGTTTAAGCAATTTGGAATACGCCCCCCTGTGCGAGATCATGGGACGCTCTCCCATCGCCCCCGAGGTGTTTAACTGCTCCGCCCCGGACACGGGCAACATGGAGGTCTTGGAGCGATATGGGACCGAGGAGCAGAAGGAGAAGTGGCTCATTCCCCTGTTAAACGGGGAGATCCGTTCGTGCTTTTCCATGACGGAACCGGATGTGGCCTCTTCAGATGCCACCAACATCCAGACCAGCATTCGCCGTGACGGAGACGAGTATGTGATCAACGGGCGGAAGTGGTGGTCCTCCGGTGCCGGCGATCCCCGGTGCAAAGTGGCCATTGTGATGGGCAAGAGTAATCCCGATGCGCCCAAGTACCAACAGCATTCGATGATCATCGTCCCTCTGGATACCCCGGGAGTGCGCATTGAGCGGATGCTGCCGGTGTTTGGTTACGATGACGCCCCTCACGGCCACGCGGAGATCACCTTTGACAATGTACGCGTGCCGGCCTCCAACATCATCTGGGGAGAAGGCAAGGGATTTGCCATCGCCCAGGGCCGCTTGGGACCGGGAAGGATTCACCACTGCATGCGCCTGATCGGGGCGGCGGAGCGCGCCTTGGAACTGATGGTTCGCCGCGTCAAAGAGCGGGTGGCATTCGGCAAACCCTTGTCTGAGCAAGGGGTGATCCGGGAGTGGATCGCCGACTCCCGCATCGAGATTGAACAAGCTCGCCTGCTGACGCTGAAAGCAGCGTACATGATGGATATCGCGGGCAACAAAGTGGCGAAAAAGGAGATCGCCATGATTAAAGTGGTTGCTCCCAACATGGCTCTCAAAGTCATCGACCGTGCCATTCAGGCCTTCGGTGCCGCCGGTGTCAGCGAAGATGTTCCTCTCGCCTTCATGTGGGCCAATGCCCGTACCCTGCGTTTGGCTGACGGCCCCGACGAGGTGCACCGCCGGGCCATAGCCCGCATGGAGTTAAGTGATGAGTGA
- a CDS encoding zinc-dependent alcohol dehydrogenase family protein translates to MKIRAAVLYEMNLPSPYKDSRPLRIETLDLDPPKVGEVLIRIRAAGLCHSDLSVINGSRPRPMPMALGHEAAGEVVEVGPGVTDLRPGDHVVCAFVPSCGHCLPCQEGRPALCEPGGAANSAGTLLSGERRLHKDGMDIHHHLGISGFAEYAVVTRNSLIKVDPEVPFDEVAVFGCAVMTGVGAVVNTARVPVGSSVAVVGLGGVGLSAVLGALVAGARRIIAVDVNPAKLQMALELGATDAFDARDPEVVQLIRAATDGGVEFAFETAGAVPAMQTAFAITRRGGTTVTAGLPHPEHHFSFPHVLLTAEERTIKGSYVGSCVPARDIPRLIELYKQGRLPVNRLLTDRLRLEDINEGFDRLNRGEVSRLVVMM, encoded by the coding sequence ATGAAAATTCGCGCCGCCGTTCTGTATGAAATGAACCTGCCGTCTCCTTACAAGGACAGTCGGCCGCTTCGAATCGAAACGCTCGACCTTGACCCGCCCAAAGTGGGCGAAGTGCTGATTCGCATACGTGCCGCCGGTTTGTGCCATTCGGACCTGTCCGTCATTAACGGCAGCCGGCCCCGTCCGATGCCGATGGCGCTGGGTCACGAAGCAGCCGGTGAGGTCGTGGAAGTGGGGCCTGGTGTAACCGACCTCCGACCTGGCGATCATGTGGTCTGCGCCTTTGTGCCCAGTTGCGGACATTGCCTTCCTTGCCAGGAAGGACGTCCGGCCCTCTGTGAACCCGGCGGTGCTGCCAACAGCGCGGGGACCCTGCTGTCCGGGGAAAGAAGGTTACACAAAGACGGGATGGATATTCATCACCATCTGGGCATATCGGGATTTGCGGAGTATGCGGTCGTAACAAGAAACTCCTTGATCAAGGTTGACCCGGAAGTGCCGTTTGATGAAGTCGCAGTCTTCGGGTGTGCTGTGATGACCGGAGTGGGAGCCGTGGTCAATACCGCCCGCGTCCCGGTGGGCAGCAGTGTGGCCGTTGTCGGTCTGGGCGGAGTCGGCCTGAGCGCCGTACTTGGCGCCCTCGTGGCTGGAGCAAGGCGCATCATCGCTGTGGATGTCAATCCCGCAAAGCTTCAGATGGCACTGGAACTGGGGGCCACCGACGCATTTGACGCACGTGATCCGGAAGTGGTGCAACTGATTCGCGCGGCTACCGATGGCGGTGTGGAATTCGCATTTGAAACCGCCGGTGCAGTGCCTGCCATGCAGACTGCTTTCGCCATCACGCGTCGCGGTGGCACAACCGTCACGGCTGGACTGCCTCATCCGGAACACCATTTTTCTTTCCCGCACGTCCTGCTCACCGCTGAAGAGCGAACCATCAAGGGGTCTTACGTTGGAAGCTGTGTTCCGGCACGCGACATTCCTCGTTTGATCGAGCTGTACAAGCAGGGGCGCTTACCGGTCAACCGGTTACTGACTGATCGCCTGCGTCTTGAGGATATCAATGAAGGATTTGATCGACTGAATCGCGGTGAGGTTTCACGGCTTGTTGTCATGATGTAG